In Antennarius striatus isolate MH-2024 chromosome 10, ASM4005453v1, whole genome shotgun sequence, one DNA window encodes the following:
- the LOC137603260 gene encoding zinc finger and BTB domain-containing protein 5-like produces MDFPGHFQHIFKELNHQRRHAQMCDCVVVVGGQSFQAHRSILAACSSHFRALLISSDSSEKVGADIGVVPGVIKLDPEVVTPEAFSTLLDMIYTSTLSLGASNVMDVLLAASNLHLNTVVKACKLHLSRKNFPSSPPKGWRSVHQQQPCSQAERLVTSGMNEKINEEEAGGEVSQSVGFEDQGMSRNVVGEHSDPFVRHKRKSQEDLLSSGKRSCRPLEGNFRECLPTITRSAVNTEEQGEELLSPDCLRTTERLWDSRAEEEKYEATKGELEEFQLPSQSDCSTGGVIVCEKSGCTGENTVVKVKVGEEGEGSDDEQKIPIIEVKKENQNSPDFDMEQNSFPLSPPQVHTDNLHMPGHDEKIASACLTNSDARTLQSHLCADLQTDSQREGGGLDQESVDTGEGLDSLSELTFSCLLNPSSEIGALEEEDSLASLTDAANAAAAAAAASSGGPAGDGGEQSQNSEVQSSDSSSLLFPVPQQLLPTQVSGFSDTLILHPTHSPLAGFLSGIRPSLCLRPSLIKPSRAGKSSAATTFRRIAPKVSPGSETDADHCSAGDASDKPLLTRASEDVLSKCKKAAAEDLVLLVEGEKKYACKICCKTFFNLTDCKKHIRIHTGEKPYPCPKCGKCFSQSSHLYKHSKNTCLNWKDDQSFPDTLP; encoded by the coding sequence ATGGATTTCCCAGGTCATTTCCAGCATATTTTCAAGGAGCTCAACCACCAGCGCCGCCATGCTcaaatgtgtgactgtgtggTGGTGGTTGGAGGCCAGAGCTTCCAGGCTCACCGCTCCATCCTGGCTGCATGCAGCTCCCACTTCAGGGCTCTCCTGATCTCCAGCGATAGTAGTGAAAAGGTTGGAGCTGACATAGGTGTAGTTCCTGGTGTGATAAAGTTAGATCCAGAGGTGGTGACCCCAGAGGCCTTTTCCACCCTCCTTGACATGATTTACACCTCTACTCTTTCATTGGGGGCTTCCAATGTGATGGATGTACTGCTGGCAGCATCAAACTTGCATCTCAATACTGTTGTCAAGGCTTGCAAGCTCCACTTGTCCAGGAAGAACTTCCCTTCATCACCACCTAAAGGCTGGAGATCAGTACACCAGCAGCAGCCATGTTCCCAGGCAGAGAGGCTGGTTACATCCGGCATGAACGAGAAAATCaatgaagaagaagcaggaggGGAGGTTAGCCAGTCTGTTGGGTTTGAAGACCAAGGTATGAGTAGGAATGTAGTAGGGGAGCACAGCGATCCATTTGTGAGGCACAAGAGAAAGTCACAGGAGGATTTGCTCAGCAGCGGGAAGAGGTCCTGCAGGCCGCTCGAGGGAAACTTTAGAGAGTGTTTGCCGACTATAACCAGAAGCGCCGTCAATACAGAGGAGCAGGGAGAGGAACTCCTGTCTCCAGACTGCCTGAGAACAACTGAAAGACTCTGGGACAGCCgagctgaggaggagaaatACGAAGCAACAAAGGGAGAGTTGGAGGAGTTCCAGCTGCCTAGTCAGTCAGACTGCAGCACAGGAGGTGTAATTGTGTGTGAGAAGAGTGGATGCACAGGAGAAAACACTGTGGTCAAAGTGAAggtgggggaggaaggagaaggtTCTGACGATGAGCAGAAGATCCCCATCATCGAGgtgaaaaaggaaaatcagaACTCCCCAGATTTTGACATGGAACAAAATAGTTTTCCTCTATCTCCACCGCAAGTTCACACGGACAATTTGCACATGCCAGGACATGATGAAAAAATAGCCAGCGCCTGTCTGACAAACAGTGATGCTAGAACTTTACAATCTCATTTGTGTGCAGATCTCCAAACTGATTCACAAAGAGAGGGTGGCGGTTTGGACCAGGAGTCGGTGGACACAGGTGAAGGCCTGGACAGTCTGTCAGAGTTGACCTTCTCCTGTCTCCTCAATCCTAGTAGTGAAATAGGAGCTCTGGAAGAAGAGGACAGTCTAGccagtctcactgatgctgCTAAtgccgccgctgccgctgcAGCTGCTAGCAGCGGTGGACCTGCAGGTGACGGGGGTGAGCAGAGTCAAAACTCGGAGGTCCAGTCCTCTgactcctcttctcttctctttccagTGCCACAGCAGCTTCTCCCAACTCAGGTCTCTGGTTTCAGTGACACACTAATCCTCCATCCCACCCATAGTCCCCTGGCAGGGTTTCTGAGTGGCATCCGACCAAGCCTCTGTCTGAGACCCTCTCTCATCAAACCATCCAGGGCAGGAAAAAGTTCAGCTGCAACGACCTTCCGTCGCATTGCCCCCAAAGTGTCACCTGGATCAGAAACTGATGCAGATCATTGTTCTGCAGGAGACGCTTCTGATAAGCCACTTCTCACCAGAGCTTCGGAGGATGTTCTGTCCAAGTGCAAGAAGGCAGCGGCTGAAGACCTTGTGCTGCTGGTGGAAGGGGAGAAGAAATATGCCTGTAAAATCTGCTGTAAGACCTTCTTCAACCTGACGGATTGCAAGAAGCACATCCGCATCCACACAGGCGAAAAGCCCTATCCATGTCCAAAGTGTGGCAAATGCTTCAGCCAGTCCTCCCATTTATACAAGCACTCAAAGAACACCTGTTTAAACTGGAAGGATGATCAGTCATTCCCAGACACCCTGCCCTGA